From Bos taurus isolate L1 Dominette 01449 registration number 42190680 breed Hereford chromosome 29, ARS-UCD2.0, whole genome shotgun sequence, a single genomic window includes:
- the SF1 gene encoding splicing factor 1 isoform X2: protein MATGANATPLGKLGPPGLPPLPGPKGGFEPGPPTAPGPGPLPPPPVGSVGALTAAFPFAALPPPPPPPPPPPPQQPPPPPPPSSGSSYSPPQPPPPPLYQRVSPPQPPPPQPPRQDQQPGPAGGGGDFPSKKRKRSRWNQDTMEQKTVIPGMPTVIPPGLTREQERAYIVQLQIEDLTRKLRTGDLGIPPNPEDRSPSPEPIYNSEGKRLNTREFRTRKKLEEERHNLITEMVALNPDFKPPADYKPPATRVSDKVMIPQDEYPEINFVGLLIGPRGNTLKNIEKECNAKIMIRGKGSVKEGKVGRKDGQMLPGEDEPLHALVTANTMENVKKAVEQIRNILKQGIETPEDQNDLRKMQLRELARLNGTLREDDNRILRPWQSSETRSITNTTVCTKCGGAGHIASDCKFQRPGDPQSAQDKARMDKEYLSLMAELGEAPVPASVGSTSGPATTPLASAPRPAAPANNPPPPSLMSTTQSRPPWMNSGPSESRPYHGMHGGGPGGPGGGPHSFPHPLPSLTGGHGGHPMQHNPNGPPPPWMQPPPPPMNQGPHPPGHHGPPPMDQYLGSTPVGSGVYRLHQGKGMMPPPPMGMMPPPPPPPSGQPPPPPSGPLPPWQQQQQQPPPPPPPSSSMASSTPLPWQQNTTTTTTSAGTGSIPPWQQQQAAAAASPGAPQMQGNPTMVPLPPGVQPPLPPGAPPPPPPPPPGSAGMMIPPRGGDGPSHESEDFPRPLVTLPGRQPQQRPWWTGWFGKAA from the exons ATGGCGACCGGAGCGAACGCTACGCCGCTGGGTAAGCTGGGCCCCccaggcctccctcccctccctggccccAAAGGGGGCTTCGAGCCGGGACCACCGACTGCCCCCGGGCCTGGGCCGCTGCCGCCCCCGCCCGTGGGCTCGGTGGGGGCCCTGACCGCGGCCTTCCCCTTTGCGGCgctaccgccgccgccgccgccgccgccccccccgcctccccagcagccgccgccgccaccgcccccCTCCTCGGGCTCCTCGTACTCGCCGCCACAGCCGCCCCCTCCGCCGCTCTACCAGCGCGTGTCGCCACCACAGCCACCGCCACCCCAGCCGCCGCGTCAGGACCAGCAGCCGGGCCCGGCCGGCGGCGGAGGAG ACTTCCCCAGTAAGAAGCGGAAGAGGAGCCGCTGGAACCAAGACACAATGGAACAGAAGACGGTGATTCCAGGAATGCCTACAGTCATCCCCCCTGGACTTACTCGGGAACAAGAAAGAGCTTATATAG TGCAACTGCAGATAGAAGACCTGACTCGTAAACTGCGCACAGGAGACCTGGGCATCCCCCCTAACCCTGAGGACAG GTCCCCTTCCCCTGAGCCCATCTACAATAGTGAGGGGAAGAGGCTTAACACTCGCGAGTTCCGCACCCGCAAGAAACTGGAGGAGGAACGGCATAATCTCATCACGGAAATGGTTGCCCTCAACCCCGATTTCAAGCCTCCTGCAGATTACAA ACCTCCAGCAACACGTGTGAGCGATAAAGTAATGATCCCACAAGATGAGTATCCGGAAATCAATTTTGTGGGGCTGCTGATTGGGCCAAG AGGGAACACCTTGAAGAACATAGAGAAGGAGTGTAATGCCAAGATCATGATCCGGGGGAAAGGTTCTGTGAAAGAAGGGAAAGTTGGGCGCAAAGATGGCCAGATGCTGCCAGGAGAAGATGAGCCGCTTCACGCCCTGGTCACTGCCAATACCATGGAGAATGTGAAGAAAGCAGTAGAACAG ATAAGAAACATTCTGAAGCAGGGTATCGAGACCCCTGAGGACCAGAATGACCTACGGAAGATGCAACTTCGAGAGTTGGCTCGCTTGAATGGGACCCTTCGGGAAGATGATAACAG GATCTTAAGACCCTGGCAGAGCTCTGAGACCCGCAGCATTACCAATACCACAGTCTGTACCAAGTGTGGCGGGGCTGGCCACATTGCTTCTGATTGCAAGTTCCAAAG GCCTGGTGACCCCCAGTCAGCTCAGGATAAAGCACGGATGGATAAAGAATACTTGTCCCTTATGGCTGAACTGGGGGAGGCACCTGTGCCCGCATCTGTGGGCTCCACCTCTGGGCCTGCCACCACACCACTGGCCAGTGCACCTCGGCCTGCTGCTCCTGCCAACAACCCACCTCCGCCG TCTCTCATGTCCACTACCCAGAGCCGCCCACCCTGGATGAACTCCGGCCCGTCAGAGAGTCGGCCCTACCATGGCATGCATGGAGGTGGCCCCGGTGGGCCCGGAGGTGGCCCCCACAGCTTCCCACACCCGCTGCCCAGCCTCACAGGTGGACATGGTGGACATCCCATGCAGCACAACCCTAATGGACCTCCACCCCCCTGGATGCAGCCGCCACCACCACCGATGAACCAGGGCCCCCACCCACCTGGGCACCACGGCCCTCCTCCAATGG ATCAGTACCTGGGAAGTACGCCTGTGGGCTCTGGGGTCTATCGCCTGCATCAAGGAAAAG GTATGATGCCGCCGCCACCTATGGGCATGatgccaccgccgccgccgcctcccagTGGGCAGCCTCCGCCCCCTCCCTCTGGTCCTCTTCCCCCatggcaacagcagcagcagcagcctccgcCACCCCCTCCGCCCAGCAGCAGTATGGCTTCCAGTACCCCCTTGCCATGGCAGCAAA ATACGACGACTACCACCACGAGCGCTGGCACAGGGTCCATCCCGCCATGGCAACAGCAGCAGGCGGCTGCCGCAGCTTCTCCAGGAGCCCCTCAGATGCAAGGCAACCCCACTATGgtgcccctgcccccaggggTCCAGCCGCCTCTGCCGCCCGGGGCCCCTCCCCCTCCGCCGCCTCCGCCGCCTGGTTCCGCCGGCATGAT GATCCCTCCCCGCGGCGGCGATGGCCCGAGCCATGAGAGTGAGGACTTTCCGCGCCCATTGGTGACCCTTCCAGGCAGACAGCCTCAGCAGCGCCCCTGGTGGACAGGATGGTTCGGCAAAGCAGCCTGA
- the SF1 gene encoding splicing factor 1 isoform X8 produces MATGANATPLDFPSKKRKRSRWNQDTMEQKTVIPGMPTVIPPGLTREQERAYIVQLQIEDLTRKLRTGDLGIPPNPEDRSPSPEPIYNSEGKRLNTREFRTRKKLEEERHNLITEMVALNPDFKPPADYKPPATRVSDKVMIPQDEYPEINFVGLLIGPRGNTLKNIEKECNAKIMIRGKGSVKEGKVGRKDGQMLPGEDEPLHALVTANTMENVKKAVEQIRNILKQGIETPEDQNDLRKMQLRELARLNGTLREDDNRILRPWQSSETRSITNTTVCTKCGGAGHIASDCKFQRPGDPQSAQDKARMDKEYLSLMAELGEAPVPASVGSTSGPATTPLASAPRPAAPANNPPPPSLMSTTQSRPPWMNSGPSESRPYHGMHGGGPGGPGGGPHSFPHPLPSLTGGHGGHPMQHNPNGPPPPWMQPPPPPMNQGPHPPGHHGPPPMVPGKYACGLWGLSPASRKRYDAAATYGHDATAAAASQWAASAPSLWSSSPMATAAAAASATPSAQQQYGFQYPLAMAAKIPPRGGDGPSHESEDFPRPLVTLPGRQPQQRPWWTGWFGKAA; encoded by the exons ATGGCGACCGGAGCGAACGCTACGCCGCTGG ACTTCCCCAGTAAGAAGCGGAAGAGGAGCCGCTGGAACCAAGACACAATGGAACAGAAGACGGTGATTCCAGGAATGCCTACAGTCATCCCCCCTGGACTTACTCGGGAACAAGAAAGAGCTTATATAG TGCAACTGCAGATAGAAGACCTGACTCGTAAACTGCGCACAGGAGACCTGGGCATCCCCCCTAACCCTGAGGACAG GTCCCCTTCCCCTGAGCCCATCTACAATAGTGAGGGGAAGAGGCTTAACACTCGCGAGTTCCGCACCCGCAAGAAACTGGAGGAGGAACGGCATAATCTCATCACGGAAATGGTTGCCCTCAACCCCGATTTCAAGCCTCCTGCAGATTACAA ACCTCCAGCAACACGTGTGAGCGATAAAGTAATGATCCCACAAGATGAGTATCCGGAAATCAATTTTGTGGGGCTGCTGATTGGGCCAAG AGGGAACACCTTGAAGAACATAGAGAAGGAGTGTAATGCCAAGATCATGATCCGGGGGAAAGGTTCTGTGAAAGAAGGGAAAGTTGGGCGCAAAGATGGCCAGATGCTGCCAGGAGAAGATGAGCCGCTTCACGCCCTGGTCACTGCCAATACCATGGAGAATGTGAAGAAAGCAGTAGAACAG ATAAGAAACATTCTGAAGCAGGGTATCGAGACCCCTGAGGACCAGAATGACCTACGGAAGATGCAACTTCGAGAGTTGGCTCGCTTGAATGGGACCCTTCGGGAAGATGATAACAG GATCTTAAGACCCTGGCAGAGCTCTGAGACCCGCAGCATTACCAATACCACAGTCTGTACCAAGTGTGGCGGGGCTGGCCACATTGCTTCTGATTGCAAGTTCCAAAG GCCTGGTGACCCCCAGTCAGCTCAGGATAAAGCACGGATGGATAAAGAATACTTGTCCCTTATGGCTGAACTGGGGGAGGCACCTGTGCCCGCATCTGTGGGCTCCACCTCTGGGCCTGCCACCACACCACTGGCCAGTGCACCTCGGCCTGCTGCTCCTGCCAACAACCCACCTCCGCCG TCTCTCATGTCCACTACCCAGAGCCGCCCACCCTGGATGAACTCCGGCCCGTCAGAGAGTCGGCCCTACCATGGCATGCATGGAGGTGGCCCCGGTGGGCCCGGAGGTGGCCCCCACAGCTTCCCACACCCGCTGCCCAGCCTCACAGGTGGACATGGTGGACATCCCATGCAGCACAACCCTAATGGACCTCCACCCCCCTGGATGCAGCCGCCACCACCACCGATGAACCAGGGCCCCCACCCACCTGGGCACCACGGCCCTCCTCCAATGG TACCTGGGAAGTACGCCTGTGGGCTCTGGGGTCTATCGCCTGCATCAAGGAAAAG GTATGATGCCGCCGCCACCTATGGGCATGatgccaccgccgccgccgcctcccagTGGGCAGCCTCCGCCCCCTCCCTCTGGTCCTCTTCCCCCatggcaacagcagcagcagcagcctccgcCACCCCCTCCGCCCAGCAGCAGTATGGCTTCCAGTACCCCCTTGCCATGGCAGCAAA GATCCCTCCCCGCGGCGGCGATGGCCCGAGCCATGAGAGTGAGGACTTTCCGCGCCCATTGGTGACCCTTCCAGGCAGACAGCCTCAGCAGCGCCCCTGGTGGACAGGATGGTTCGGCAAAGCAGCCTGA
- the SF1 gene encoding splicing factor 1 isoform X4, translating to MATGANATPLDFPSKKRKRSRWNQDTMEQKTVIPGMPTVIPPGLTREQERAYIVQLQIEDLTRKLRTGDLGIPPNPEDRSPSPEPIYNSEGKRLNTREFRTRKKLEEERHNLITEMVALNPDFKPPADYKPPATRVSDKVMIPQDEYPEINFVGLLIGPRGNTLKNIEKECNAKIMIRGKGSVKEGKVGRKDGQMLPGEDEPLHALVTANTMENVKKAVEQIRNILKQGIETPEDQNDLRKMQLRELARLNGTLREDDNRILRPWQSSETRSITNTTVCTKCGGAGHIASDCKFQRPGDPQSAQDKARMDKEYLSLMAELGEAPVPASVGSTSGPATTPLASAPRPAAPANNPPPPSLMSTTQSRPPWMNSGPSESRPYHGMHGGGPGGPGGGPHSFPHPLPSLTGGHGGHPMQHNPNGPPPPWMQPPPPPMNQGPHPPGHHGPPPMDQYLGSTPVGSGVYRLHQGKGMMPPPPMGMMPPPPPPPSGQPPPPPSGPLPPWQQQQQQPPPPPPPSSSMASSTPLPWQQNTTTTTTSAGTGSIPPWQQQQAAAAASPGAPQMQGNPTMVPLPPGVQPPLPPGAPPPPPPPPPGSAGMMIPPRGGDGPSHESEDFPRPLVTLPGRQPQQRPWWTGWFGKAA from the exons ATGGCGACCGGAGCGAACGCTACGCCGCTGG ACTTCCCCAGTAAGAAGCGGAAGAGGAGCCGCTGGAACCAAGACACAATGGAACAGAAGACGGTGATTCCAGGAATGCCTACAGTCATCCCCCCTGGACTTACTCGGGAACAAGAAAGAGCTTATATAG TGCAACTGCAGATAGAAGACCTGACTCGTAAACTGCGCACAGGAGACCTGGGCATCCCCCCTAACCCTGAGGACAG GTCCCCTTCCCCTGAGCCCATCTACAATAGTGAGGGGAAGAGGCTTAACACTCGCGAGTTCCGCACCCGCAAGAAACTGGAGGAGGAACGGCATAATCTCATCACGGAAATGGTTGCCCTCAACCCCGATTTCAAGCCTCCTGCAGATTACAA ACCTCCAGCAACACGTGTGAGCGATAAAGTAATGATCCCACAAGATGAGTATCCGGAAATCAATTTTGTGGGGCTGCTGATTGGGCCAAG AGGGAACACCTTGAAGAACATAGAGAAGGAGTGTAATGCCAAGATCATGATCCGGGGGAAAGGTTCTGTGAAAGAAGGGAAAGTTGGGCGCAAAGATGGCCAGATGCTGCCAGGAGAAGATGAGCCGCTTCACGCCCTGGTCACTGCCAATACCATGGAGAATGTGAAGAAAGCAGTAGAACAG ATAAGAAACATTCTGAAGCAGGGTATCGAGACCCCTGAGGACCAGAATGACCTACGGAAGATGCAACTTCGAGAGTTGGCTCGCTTGAATGGGACCCTTCGGGAAGATGATAACAG GATCTTAAGACCCTGGCAGAGCTCTGAGACCCGCAGCATTACCAATACCACAGTCTGTACCAAGTGTGGCGGGGCTGGCCACATTGCTTCTGATTGCAAGTTCCAAAG GCCTGGTGACCCCCAGTCAGCTCAGGATAAAGCACGGATGGATAAAGAATACTTGTCCCTTATGGCTGAACTGGGGGAGGCACCTGTGCCCGCATCTGTGGGCTCCACCTCTGGGCCTGCCACCACACCACTGGCCAGTGCACCTCGGCCTGCTGCTCCTGCCAACAACCCACCTCCGCCG TCTCTCATGTCCACTACCCAGAGCCGCCCACCCTGGATGAACTCCGGCCCGTCAGAGAGTCGGCCCTACCATGGCATGCATGGAGGTGGCCCCGGTGGGCCCGGAGGTGGCCCCCACAGCTTCCCACACCCGCTGCCCAGCCTCACAGGTGGACATGGTGGACATCCCATGCAGCACAACCCTAATGGACCTCCACCCCCCTGGATGCAGCCGCCACCACCACCGATGAACCAGGGCCCCCACCCACCTGGGCACCACGGCCCTCCTCCAATGG ATCAGTACCTGGGAAGTACGCCTGTGGGCTCTGGGGTCTATCGCCTGCATCAAGGAAAAG GTATGATGCCGCCGCCACCTATGGGCATGatgccaccgccgccgccgcctcccagTGGGCAGCCTCCGCCCCCTCCCTCTGGTCCTCTTCCCCCatggcaacagcagcagcagcagcctccgcCACCCCCTCCGCCCAGCAGCAGTATGGCTTCCAGTACCCCCTTGCCATGGCAGCAAA ATACGACGACTACCACCACGAGCGCTGGCACAGGGTCCATCCCGCCATGGCAACAGCAGCAGGCGGCTGCCGCAGCTTCTCCAGGAGCCCCTCAGATGCAAGGCAACCCCACTATGgtgcccctgcccccaggggTCCAGCCGCCTCTGCCGCCCGGGGCCCCTCCCCCTCCGCCGCCTCCGCCGCCTGGTTCCGCCGGCATGAT GATCCCTCCCCGCGGCGGCGATGGCCCGAGCCATGAGAGTGAGGACTTTCCGCGCCCATTGGTGACCCTTCCAGGCAGACAGCCTCAGCAGCGCCCCTGGTGGACAGGATGGTTCGGCAAAGCAGCCTGA
- the SF1 gene encoding splicing factor 1 isoform X9 has translation MATGANATPLDFPSKKRKRSRWNQDTMEQKTVIPGMPTVIPPGLTREQERAYIVQLQIEDLTRKLRTGDLGIPPNPEDRSPSPEPIYNSEGKRLNTREFRTRKKLEEERHNLITEMVALNPDFKPPADYKPPATRVSDKVMIPQDEYPEINFVGLLIGPRGNTLKNIEKECNAKIMIRGKGSVKEGKVGRKDGQMLPGEDEPLHALVTANTMENVKKAVEQIRNILKQGIETPEDQNDLRKMQLRELARLNGTLREDDNRILRPWQSSETRSITNTTVCTKCGGAGHIASDCKFQRPGDPQSAQDKARMDKEYLSLMAELGEAPVPASVGSTSGPATTPLASAPRPAAPANNPPPPSLMSTTQSRPPWMNSGPSESRPYHGMHGGGPGGPGGGPHSFPHPLPSLTGGHGGHPMQHNPNGPPPPWMQPPPPPMNQGPHPPGHHGPPPMDQYLGSTPVGSGVYRLHQGKGMMPPPPMGMMPPPPPPPSGQPPPPPSGPLPPWQQQQQQPPPPPPPSSSMASSTPLPWQQRSLPAAAMARAMRVRTFRAHW, from the exons ATGGCGACCGGAGCGAACGCTACGCCGCTGG ACTTCCCCAGTAAGAAGCGGAAGAGGAGCCGCTGGAACCAAGACACAATGGAACAGAAGACGGTGATTCCAGGAATGCCTACAGTCATCCCCCCTGGACTTACTCGGGAACAAGAAAGAGCTTATATAG TGCAACTGCAGATAGAAGACCTGACTCGTAAACTGCGCACAGGAGACCTGGGCATCCCCCCTAACCCTGAGGACAG GTCCCCTTCCCCTGAGCCCATCTACAATAGTGAGGGGAAGAGGCTTAACACTCGCGAGTTCCGCACCCGCAAGAAACTGGAGGAGGAACGGCATAATCTCATCACGGAAATGGTTGCCCTCAACCCCGATTTCAAGCCTCCTGCAGATTACAA ACCTCCAGCAACACGTGTGAGCGATAAAGTAATGATCCCACAAGATGAGTATCCGGAAATCAATTTTGTGGGGCTGCTGATTGGGCCAAG AGGGAACACCTTGAAGAACATAGAGAAGGAGTGTAATGCCAAGATCATGATCCGGGGGAAAGGTTCTGTGAAAGAAGGGAAAGTTGGGCGCAAAGATGGCCAGATGCTGCCAGGAGAAGATGAGCCGCTTCACGCCCTGGTCACTGCCAATACCATGGAGAATGTGAAGAAAGCAGTAGAACAG ATAAGAAACATTCTGAAGCAGGGTATCGAGACCCCTGAGGACCAGAATGACCTACGGAAGATGCAACTTCGAGAGTTGGCTCGCTTGAATGGGACCCTTCGGGAAGATGATAACAG GATCTTAAGACCCTGGCAGAGCTCTGAGACCCGCAGCATTACCAATACCACAGTCTGTACCAAGTGTGGCGGGGCTGGCCACATTGCTTCTGATTGCAAGTTCCAAAG GCCTGGTGACCCCCAGTCAGCTCAGGATAAAGCACGGATGGATAAAGAATACTTGTCCCTTATGGCTGAACTGGGGGAGGCACCTGTGCCCGCATCTGTGGGCTCCACCTCTGGGCCTGCCACCACACCACTGGCCAGTGCACCTCGGCCTGCTGCTCCTGCCAACAACCCACCTCCGCCG TCTCTCATGTCCACTACCCAGAGCCGCCCACCCTGGATGAACTCCGGCCCGTCAGAGAGTCGGCCCTACCATGGCATGCATGGAGGTGGCCCCGGTGGGCCCGGAGGTGGCCCCCACAGCTTCCCACACCCGCTGCCCAGCCTCACAGGTGGACATGGTGGACATCCCATGCAGCACAACCCTAATGGACCTCCACCCCCCTGGATGCAGCCGCCACCACCACCGATGAACCAGGGCCCCCACCCACCTGGGCACCACGGCCCTCCTCCAATGG ATCAGTACCTGGGAAGTACGCCTGTGGGCTCTGGGGTCTATCGCCTGCATCAAGGAAAAG GTATGATGCCGCCGCCACCTATGGGCATGatgccaccgccgccgccgcctcccagTGGGCAGCCTCCGCCCCCTCCCTCTGGTCCTCTTCCCCCatggcaacagcagcagcagcagcctccgcCACCCCCTCCGCCCAGCAGCAGTATGGCTTCCAGTACCCCCTTGCCATGGCAGCAAA GATCCCTCCCCGCGGCGGCGATGGCCCGAGCCATGAGAGTGAGGACTTTCCGCGCCCATTGGTGA
- the SF1 gene encoding splicing factor 1 isoform X7 produces the protein MATGANATPLDFPSKKRKRSRWNQDTMEQKTVIPGMPTVIPPGLTREQERAYIVQLQIEDLTRKLRTGDLGIPPNPEDRSPSPEPIYNSEGKRLNTREFRTRKKLEEERHNLITEMVALNPDFKPPADYKPPATRVSDKVMIPQDEYPEINFVGLLIGPRGNTLKNIEKECNAKIMIRGKGSVKEGKVGRKDGQMLPGEDEPLHALVTANTMENVKKAVEQIRNILKQGIETPEDQNDLRKMQLRELARLNGTLREDDNRILRPWQSSETRSITNTTVCTKCGGAGHIASDCKFQRPGDPQSAQDKARMDKEYLSLMAELGEAPVPASVGSTSGPATTPLASAPRPAAPANNPPPPSLMSTTQSRPPWMNSGPSESRPYHGMHGGGPGGPGGGPHSFPHPLPSLTGGHGGHPMQHNPNGPPPPWMQPPPPPMNQGPHPPGHHGPPPMGKSVPGKYACGLWGLSPASRKRYDAAATYGHDATAAAASQWAASAPSLWSSSPMATAAAAASATPSAQQQYGFQYPLAMAAKIPPRGGDGPSHESEDFPRPLVTLPGRQPQQRPWWTGWFGKAA, from the exons ATGGCGACCGGAGCGAACGCTACGCCGCTGG ACTTCCCCAGTAAGAAGCGGAAGAGGAGCCGCTGGAACCAAGACACAATGGAACAGAAGACGGTGATTCCAGGAATGCCTACAGTCATCCCCCCTGGACTTACTCGGGAACAAGAAAGAGCTTATATAG TGCAACTGCAGATAGAAGACCTGACTCGTAAACTGCGCACAGGAGACCTGGGCATCCCCCCTAACCCTGAGGACAG GTCCCCTTCCCCTGAGCCCATCTACAATAGTGAGGGGAAGAGGCTTAACACTCGCGAGTTCCGCACCCGCAAGAAACTGGAGGAGGAACGGCATAATCTCATCACGGAAATGGTTGCCCTCAACCCCGATTTCAAGCCTCCTGCAGATTACAA ACCTCCAGCAACACGTGTGAGCGATAAAGTAATGATCCCACAAGATGAGTATCCGGAAATCAATTTTGTGGGGCTGCTGATTGGGCCAAG AGGGAACACCTTGAAGAACATAGAGAAGGAGTGTAATGCCAAGATCATGATCCGGGGGAAAGGTTCTGTGAAAGAAGGGAAAGTTGGGCGCAAAGATGGCCAGATGCTGCCAGGAGAAGATGAGCCGCTTCACGCCCTGGTCACTGCCAATACCATGGAGAATGTGAAGAAAGCAGTAGAACAG ATAAGAAACATTCTGAAGCAGGGTATCGAGACCCCTGAGGACCAGAATGACCTACGGAAGATGCAACTTCGAGAGTTGGCTCGCTTGAATGGGACCCTTCGGGAAGATGATAACAG GATCTTAAGACCCTGGCAGAGCTCTGAGACCCGCAGCATTACCAATACCACAGTCTGTACCAAGTGTGGCGGGGCTGGCCACATTGCTTCTGATTGCAAGTTCCAAAG GCCTGGTGACCCCCAGTCAGCTCAGGATAAAGCACGGATGGATAAAGAATACTTGTCCCTTATGGCTGAACTGGGGGAGGCACCTGTGCCCGCATCTGTGGGCTCCACCTCTGGGCCTGCCACCACACCACTGGCCAGTGCACCTCGGCCTGCTGCTCCTGCCAACAACCCACCTCCGCCG TCTCTCATGTCCACTACCCAGAGCCGCCCACCCTGGATGAACTCCGGCCCGTCAGAGAGTCGGCCCTACCATGGCATGCATGGAGGTGGCCCCGGTGGGCCCGGAGGTGGCCCCCACAGCTTCCCACACCCGCTGCCCAGCCTCACAGGTGGACATGGTGGACATCCCATGCAGCACAACCCTAATGGACCTCCACCCCCCTGGATGCAGCCGCCACCACCACCGATGAACCAGGGCCCCCACCCACCTGGGCACCACGGCCCTCCTCCAATGGGTAA ATCAGTACCTGGGAAGTACGCCTGTGGGCTCTGGGGTCTATCGCCTGCATCAAGGAAAAG GTATGATGCCGCCGCCACCTATGGGCATGatgccaccgccgccgccgcctcccagTGGGCAGCCTCCGCCCCCTCCCTCTGGTCCTCTTCCCCCatggcaacagcagcagcagcagcctccgcCACCCCCTCCGCCCAGCAGCAGTATGGCTTCCAGTACCCCCTTGCCATGGCAGCAAA GATCCCTCCCCGCGGCGGCGATGGCCCGAGCCATGAGAGTGAGGACTTTCCGCGCCCATTGGTGACCCTTCCAGGCAGACAGCCTCAGCAGCGCCCCTGGTGGACAGGATGGTTCGGCAAAGCAGCCTGA